One Deefgea tanakiae genomic region harbors:
- a CDS encoding ABC transporter substrate-binding protein: MRNLLVSIVSSALCLCVAHANAENLSSLIQAAKNEGAVYSVGMPDDWANWKDTWAQITQKYGLSHRDTDISSAEELAKFEAEKTNATADIGDVGHTFGPIALQKGLTQPYKPSTWDEIPAWAKDKDGHWVLAYTGTISFITNKQLVKEPPKSWDDLLKGKYKVTLGAVGVSARANSAVLAAALARGGNEKNLKPALELFSQLAKQGRLSLIDPSLANLERGEIEVGILWDFTSLSYRDRIDSKRFTVSIPTDGSVTTGYTTIINKYAKNPNAAKLVREYVLSDAGQINLARGYARPIRSKVAIPADVQAKLLPASQYLSAKPIRDFAAWEDSTKKLPRQWQEMVMVNIQ, translated from the coding sequence ATGAGAAATTTACTTGTTAGCATCGTATCTAGTGCGCTCTGCCTCTGTGTGGCGCATGCCAATGCGGAGAACCTCTCTTCCCTGATCCAGGCTGCCAAGAATGAAGGCGCTGTGTATAGCGTGGGCATGCCAGATGACTGGGCCAATTGGAAAGATACTTGGGCGCAAATCACCCAGAAATATGGCCTGAGTCACCGCGACACCGATATAAGCTCGGCTGAAGAGCTAGCTAAGTTCGAGGCTGAGAAGACCAATGCCACCGCGGATATCGGCGATGTAGGCCACACTTTTGGTCCGATTGCCTTGCAAAAAGGGCTAACCCAACCATACAAGCCCAGCACCTGGGACGAAATCCCTGCCTGGGCAAAGGATAAGGACGGCCACTGGGTGCTAGCCTATACCGGCACCATTTCCTTCATTACCAACAAGCAGTTAGTGAAAGAGCCCCCCAAGTCTTGGGACGACCTGCTAAAAGGTAAATACAAGGTGACGTTGGGGGCCGTGGGAGTATCCGCCCGTGCCAACAGCGCTGTACTAGCGGCGGCGCTGGCGCGTGGCGGTAACGAGAAAAACCTGAAGCCGGCGCTGGAGCTCTTCAGCCAGTTGGCCAAGCAGGGCCGCTTGTCGCTGATCGACCCGAGCCTAGCCAATCTGGAAAGGGGCGAGATCGAAGTGGGCATCCTGTGGGACTTCACTTCACTGAGCTATCGCGACCGCATCGACAGCAAGCGTTTCACGGTGAGCATTCCGACCGACGGCTCGGTCACCACCGGCTACACCACAATCATCAACAAATACGCCAAGAACCCGAATGCGGCTAAGCTGGTGCGTGAATATGTACTGAGCGATGCCGGCCAGATCAATCTGGCACGCGGTTATGCCCGACCAATCCGCAGCAAGGTGGCAATCCCAGCTGACGTGCAGGCCAAACTGCTGCCAGCCAGCCAGTACCTGTCGGCCAAACCGATCCGCGACTTCGCCGCTTGGGAAGACTCGACCAAGAAGCTGCCGCGCCAATGGCAGGAAATGGTCATGGTGAACATTCAATAA
- a CDS encoding UTRA domain-containing protein — translation MFERNTTLATQIRQSLEMQIDSKLLVAGTKLPSERELSELFDTTRTTVKEALLAMEAEGRIYCEDRRGWFVAPPRLVYNPLYRSPFHQIVTEQKRQLETLVLSSRTIVATPALCQELALPTLSRITEVTRLRKLDGRVVLLARHFLKPERFPGILEHDLSQSLTSLYEQQYGVRYGRSRFEINPTAAWGEVAQALMLAEGSPILLISCVNYDQYGEIIDCDYEYWRHDAVRILVDSQELERMKANALI, via the coding sequence ATGTTTGAACGTAACACCACTCTGGCTACGCAAATCAGGCAGTCGCTAGAGATGCAGATTGATAGCAAACTACTGGTCGCGGGCACCAAACTGCCATCTGAGCGAGAGCTTTCCGAGCTGTTCGATACCACGCGGACAACAGTCAAAGAAGCACTGCTGGCGATGGAGGCTGAAGGGCGTATTTATTGTGAAGACCGCCGCGGCTGGTTTGTCGCCCCTCCCAGGCTGGTATACAACCCCCTGTACCGCTCTCCCTTTCACCAGATAGTTACCGAACAGAAACGGCAGCTGGAAACACTAGTGTTGTCATCGCGAACCATTGTGGCGACACCGGCACTGTGCCAAGAGTTGGCCTTGCCAACTCTATCGCGGATAACCGAGGTCACGCGGCTACGCAAGCTGGATGGGCGCGTGGTACTACTGGCTAGGCACTTTTTGAAGCCTGAGCGCTTTCCCGGCATTTTGGAGCACGATCTAAGCCAGTCATTGACCTCTCTTTACGAGCAGCAATATGGTGTGCGTTATGGCCGCTCCCGATTCGAAATCAATCCCACAGCCGCGTGGGGTGAGGTGGCGCAGGCGCTGATGCTGGCCGAAGGCAGTCCGATTTTGTTGATTTCCTGCGTCAACTATGACCAATATGGCGAGATTATCGATTGTGACTATGAGTACTGGCGTCACGATGCTGTACGGATTTTGGTTGATAGCCAGGAGTTAGAGCGAATGAAGGCAAATGCGTTGATTTGA
- a CDS encoding BON domain-containing protein: protein MKQISLIATLLTVAVLSTACSSAPEKKAAAPAPAAPAAKPAADAAAVAKTVKAALDADAKLKAFDLKVKGANDKKDPSKVDVTIDGTVDTGEQMAQAGMIAEKVKGVQFVNNNIMPKN, encoded by the coding sequence ATGAAACAAATTAGCCTGATTGCCACTTTATTGACTGTCGCTGTGCTATCAACGGCTTGCAGCTCTGCACCAGAGAAAAAAGCCGCAGCGCCTGCACCTGCAGCGCCTGCTGCAAAACCAGCAGCTGATGCTGCTGCGGTTGCGAAGACTGTTAAAGCCGCTTTGGATGCAGATGCAAAATTGAAAGCGTTTGATCTGAAAGTTAAAGGCGCGAACGACAAGAAAGATCCGAGCAAAGTAGATGTGACCATCGATGGTACTGTTGATACTGGTGAGCAAATGGCTCAAGCCGGTATGATCGCCGAGAAAGTGAAAGGCGTTCAGTTTGTAAACAACAACATTATGCCAAAAAATTAA
- a CDS encoding HipA domain-containing protein has product MADLYGVIWSRIGGAPRKLADMVLTPIELRITRHHDGMAMPGFSMLHDLAGETEWVWSRALDSELPPQLQALLPPQIHSSPIRKLMYRLLDQQGIPRIGRLPIEQEWLLLTHFGAGGIGHLDVFLDDAAAHRYYASPESSILKLDDAKALWACLRDGFTNQAAEDHLAEMIGKIQVSGVSGMMPKLFTSLDHHPVMVKIEPPDYPCVLALESLALELHRAAGLEVPNWQYKNIRAEHGEIASLVLSRYDRTEKGLPLPQESFFTLLRTGARSKYHERTDGSMETLFKVVETGLVGDVRSAKYGLFQRLVMALATGNGDLHSENFALIGSAGTAQLAPVFDPAPMRAYRHFRKNHDLLSALSFAGVGGVEQILANGQAMPYTTSGDTPEDLNQRVLQYAKNGDISVKMARDWICTALEVTKDYADAAADLLTMAPSEDRRLKRPDVDGFRQTVDQLRKALGGALNG; this is encoded by the coding sequence ATGGCAGACTTATATGGTGTGATCTGGAGCAGAATAGGTGGTGCACCACGTAAACTAGCGGATATGGTTTTAACTCCGATCGAGCTACGCATCACTCGACACCATGATGGCATGGCTATGCCTGGCTTTAGCATGCTCCATGATTTGGCTGGTGAAACTGAGTGGGTATGGTCGCGAGCACTGGATAGTGAATTGCCGCCACAACTACAAGCATTACTCCCACCCCAAATTCACTCATCTCCTATCCGCAAGTTAATGTACAGGCTGCTTGATCAGCAAGGTATACCAAGAATTGGTCGGTTACCGATTGAGCAGGAATGGTTGCTGCTGACGCATTTTGGGGCTGGGGGCATAGGCCATCTAGATGTATTCTTGGATGATGCTGCTGCGCATCGATATTACGCCTCACCAGAATCGAGCATACTCAAGTTGGATGATGCCAAGGCATTGTGGGCTTGTCTGCGAGACGGTTTTACCAACCAAGCTGCCGAAGATCATCTTGCCGAAATGATCGGGAAAATTCAGGTCTCGGGCGTATCGGGCATGATGCCAAAGCTATTTACGTCTCTCGACCATCATCCGGTTATGGTCAAAATCGAACCTCCTGACTATCCATGCGTGTTGGCTCTAGAGAGCTTGGCACTCGAATTACATCGAGCTGCGGGGCTAGAGGTGCCTAACTGGCAATACAAGAACATTCGTGCAGAACACGGCGAAATCGCCTCGCTAGTACTCTCAAGATATGACCGTACGGAAAAGGGTCTACCCCTACCGCAAGAGTCGTTCTTTACGCTCCTTCGAACGGGCGCACGCAGCAAATATCATGAGCGAACAGATGGATCGATGGAAACCTTGTTTAAGGTGGTTGAAACCGGTCTGGTTGGGGATGTCCGCTCAGCCAAATATGGTCTTTTTCAGCGTTTGGTGATGGCGCTTGCAACGGGAAATGGCGATTTGCATTCAGAAAACTTCGCCTTGATTGGCAGTGCGGGAACTGCGCAACTGGCGCCAGTGTTTGATCCTGCACCTATGCGAGCCTATCGGCACTTCCGAAAAAACCATGACCTATTATCTGCGCTGAGTTTTGCGGGCGTCGGTGGTGTAGAGCAAATACTGGCCAATGGACAAGCCATGCCATACACAACATCAGGTGACACGCCAGAAGACCTGAATCAACGCGTACTGCAATATGCTAAAAACGGCGACATTTCAGTAAAAATGGCTCGCGATTGGATTTGCACTGCGCTTGAGGTCACTAAAGATTATGCCGATGCTGCCGCTGATTTGTTGACGATGGCCCCCAGTGAGGATCGTCGCCTAAAACGGCCAGACGTGGATGGTTTTCGTCAGACAGTAGACCAGTTACGGAAGGCTCTAGGGGGAGCGCTTAACGGCTAA
- a CDS encoding ABC transporter ATP-binding protein — protein MSYVEASGLAKKYGTATIFQDINFSLQKGEFVTLLGPSGCGKSTLLRSLAGLINIDAGCIRVGGEDITHTAPQKRGIGMVFQSYALFPNMTVGQNIAFGLKLQKLPASEITRKVADTISLVALGGKEHHYPHELSGGQRQRVALARALVVEPRILLLDEPLSALDARIRKSLREQIRDIQQRLALTTVFVTHDQEEALTMSDRIFVMDQGHIVQEGSAEMIYTRPATEFVARFMGSYNLLTPSEACRLLQLETHGHLAIRPEVIQILAPGQPYSAHLSAPLPATIRQHQLLGNVIRYQVQAHGITLQVDQLNRRAEDILAVDADRKLTHYS, from the coding sequence ATGAGTTACGTCGAAGCTAGCGGACTGGCCAAGAAGTACGGCACCGCCACCATTTTTCAGGACATCAACTTTTCGCTACAGAAAGGGGAGTTCGTCACCCTGCTGGGCCCTAGTGGCTGCGGCAAATCTACGCTGCTGCGCAGCTTGGCCGGACTCATAAACATCGATGCTGGCTGTATTCGCGTCGGCGGTGAAGACATTACCCATACCGCACCGCAAAAACGTGGCATCGGCATGGTCTTCCAGAGCTATGCGCTGTTTCCCAACATGACGGTGGGGCAGAACATTGCCTTCGGTCTGAAGCTGCAAAAACTGCCGGCCAGCGAGATTACCCGCAAGGTGGCAGACACGATCAGTCTGGTGGCACTGGGCGGTAAAGAACATCACTACCCGCATGAGTTATCCGGCGGCCAACGTCAGCGCGTTGCGCTAGCGCGGGCGCTGGTGGTGGAGCCGCGCATCCTGCTGCTAGATGAGCCCCTGTCTGCGCTGGATGCCCGCATCCGCAAATCGCTGCGCGAGCAGATCCGCGATATCCAGCAACGTCTGGCACTGACCACGGTGTTTGTTACCCATGATCAGGAAGAGGCCCTGACCATGTCCGACCGTATATTTGTGATGGATCAGGGACACATCGTGCAGGAAGGCTCAGCAGAGATGATCTACACCCGCCCTGCTACCGAGTTCGTGGCACGCTTCATGGGTAGCTACAACCTGCTAACACCAAGCGAAGCCTGCCGCCTGCTGCAGCTGGAAACCCATGGCCATCTGGCCATACGCCCAGAGGTGATCCAGATATTAGCTCCGGGACAGCCATACTCCGCGCACCTGAGTGCGCCACTGCCAGCAACCATTCGCCAGCACCAGCTTCTGGGCAATGTCATCCGCTATCAGGTACAGGCCCACGGCATCACACTGCAGGTAGACCAACTAAACCGTCGTGCTGAAGACATACTGGCTGTTGACGCCGACCGAAAATTGACCCACTACAGCTAG
- a CDS encoding ABC transporter permease → MKTTSIPLGSQAAVPLLPHGWRRHWPAALLLLPFFIMLTLFCLAPMGWVLLNSVQSEQGLSLANYSDILSSPFYRQAFDNSLRISVWSSIIGLVISLLGAASLRRISGRLRRLVVSITNMTSNLTGVPLAFAFIILVGTNGALTLLLRKWGLIEGLRLYSSNGLILIYTYFQIPLGVLLLYPAFDSLDDDWQAAASLLGAKLWQYWYYVGLPVLAPTIFGTFILLFANAIGAYASAYALTQGNFNLITVRIASLISGDILLEPNMAAALSVLLMLMLLLVTIVNQWLLKKGVRHAR, encoded by the coding sequence ATGAAAACTACTTCGATCCCCCTTGGCAGCCAAGCGGCAGTGCCACTGCTGCCTCACGGCTGGCGGCGGCACTGGCCGGCGGCCCTGCTGCTGCTCCCTTTCTTCATCATGCTGACCCTATTCTGCTTGGCGCCGATGGGGTGGGTGCTACTCAACAGTGTGCAGAGCGAGCAGGGCCTGTCGCTGGCCAACTACAGCGACATACTGTCGTCACCGTTCTATCGCCAGGCCTTTGACAACAGCCTGCGCATTTCCGTGTGGTCTAGCATTATCGGGCTGGTGATTTCGCTACTGGGGGCAGCGTCGTTGCGCCGTATTTCTGGCCGGTTGCGCCGACTGGTGGTATCCATTACCAACATGACCAGCAACCTCACCGGCGTACCTCTCGCCTTCGCCTTCATCATTCTGGTAGGCACCAATGGCGCACTAACCCTGTTGCTGCGCAAGTGGGGTCTGATCGAGGGCCTCCGCCTCTACTCCAGCAACGGCTTGATCCTGATCTACACCTACTTCCAGATTCCGCTGGGAGTACTGTTGCTGTATCCGGCATTCGATTCGTTAGATGATGACTGGCAGGCTGCCGCCTCACTACTGGGCGCCAAGCTCTGGCAGTACTGGTACTACGTCGGCCTGCCAGTGCTGGCCCCGACCATCTTCGGCACCTTCATACTGCTATTTGCCAATGCCATCGGCGCCTATGCCAGTGCCTATGCGCTGACGCAGGGCAACTTCAACTTGATCACGGTGCGTATTGCCAGCCTGATTTCCGGTGACATCTTGCTGGAGCCGAACATGGCCGCCGCACTGTCGGTCTTGCTGATGCTGATGTTGCTGCTTGTCACTATCGTCAACCAGTGGCTACTAAAGAAAGGAGTTCGCCATGCGCGCTGA
- a CDS encoding transposase domain-containing protein, which translates to MLAATGIATIRSRKMPAEQVIWLVISLALFRPTPALLIVRSRCAYFGCRVEDLFEYIPEVVPKSEND; encoded by the coding sequence GTGCTTGCCGCCACTGGCATAGCCACGATTCGAAGCCGAAAAATGCCCGCTGAACAAGTCATTTGGCTCGTCATCTCACTCGCTTTATTTCGCCCAACCCCTGCATTGCTAATAGTGCGCTCACGATGCGCTTATTTTGGATGTCGAGTTGAAGATTTGTTTGAGTACATTCCCGAGGTAGTGCCCAAATCAGAAAATGACTAG
- a CDS encoding ABC transporter permease gives MRADIYHRGVVTMLIVLLTVPVLATLLYSFSEHWSATILPDDLSLVWYLQLWQDSAFLAAFGRSLAVCLGTLLLSTLIIVPAVFVVFYHFPALDKLMNALILIPFAVPPVVTSVGLLNIYADGPLNITGTPWILVGCYFTIALPFMYRSLANSLSSINVRELMDAAHLLGASTSIAFLLVILPNLRKGLMASLFLAFSFLLGDFVFANLLAGSNYETLQVYLYNMRQTSGHFTSAIVMSYFLFTLFLTWLTARFSK, from the coding sequence ATGCGCGCTGATATCTATCACCGTGGCGTGGTCACCATGCTGATCGTGCTGCTAACCGTGCCGGTGCTCGCCACCTTGTTGTATTCGTTCTCAGAACACTGGAGCGCCACCATCCTGCCGGATGACCTGTCGCTGGTTTGGTATCTGCAGCTGTGGCAGGACAGCGCCTTCCTAGCCGCCTTCGGACGTTCGCTGGCGGTGTGCCTAGGCACTCTGCTGCTGAGCACGCTGATCATTGTGCCGGCCGTGTTCGTGGTGTTTTACCACTTTCCCGCACTGGACAAGCTGATGAACGCACTGATCCTGATTCCGTTCGCGGTGCCGCCAGTGGTGACCTCGGTGGGTTTATTGAACATCTATGCCGATGGGCCGCTGAACATCACCGGCACGCCATGGATCCTAGTTGGCTGCTATTTCACCATCGCCCTGCCGTTCATGTACCGCTCGCTGGCAAACAGCCTGAGCAGTATCAATGTACGCGAACTGATGGATGCTGCACATTTGCTAGGCGCCAGCACCTCTATTGCCTTTTTGCTGGTGATTCTGCCCAACCTGCGCAAGGGCCTGATGGCTTCCCTGTTCCTGGCGTTTTCCTTCCTATTGGGAGACTTCGTGTTTGCAAACCTGCTAGCAGGTTCCAACTACGAAACCCTGCAGGTCTACCTCTACAACATGCGTCAGACGAGCGGCCACTTCACCAGTGCCATCGTCATGAGCTACTTCCTGTTCACATTGTTCCTGACATGGCTCACCGCCCGTTTCAGCAAATAG
- a CDS encoding BPSL0761 family protein has product MTMPHERTLSMLKTLELLNELANRADIHIPEEIRIRAQRLIRHFPRGREVKLLAVYMEQNIAAPQLFCSTEPGNSKSLESAFLCVKKLDY; this is encoded by the coding sequence ATGACCATGCCACATGAACGTACATTATCGATGTTGAAAACACTGGAACTGCTCAATGAACTTGCGAATAGAGCCGATATTCATATTCCAGAAGAAATTAGAATTCGAGCTCAGCGATTGATTCGCCATTTTCCTCGTGGTCGAGAAGTTAAACTCCTAGCTGTATACATGGAACAGAACATTGCGGCCCCCCAATTATTTTGCAGCACAGAACCAGGGAACAGCAAAAGTCTTGAATCAGCATTCTTATGTGTTAAAAAGCTTGATTACTAA
- the nudC gene encoding NAD(+) diphosphatase: protein MLPMAFTPAHNTTTYLSEDNIIIGIHGNTLLLCQDTLASATALQSIGSPQYQLNIGQLDTQMVQMAFWDETTPLPSHITPLDLRASFDVIGETLWALAGRAFQIATFYRTHRFCGVCGAPTVPLEHEAACECTACGHRVWPRVSPAVMVLIQRGREILLARSPHFREGMYSAVAGFVEPGESLEQCAHREVLEEVGVTISNLRWFSSQSWAFPHSLMLTFFADYVSGEIVCQPDEIEDARWFSPDDLPTLPGKNSIAYRLLMAGLKENP, encoded by the coding sequence ATGCTGCCAATGGCATTCACTCCTGCCCACAATACAACAACGTATCTGTCTGAAGACAATATTATTATTGGCATTCACGGCAATACACTACTTCTATGTCAAGACACATTAGCCAGTGCTACGGCACTGCAGTCCATCGGCAGCCCCCAATACCAACTTAATATTGGCCAACTCGATACACAAATGGTGCAAATGGCTTTTTGGGATGAGACCACGCCCTTGCCAAGCCATATCACGCCCCTCGATTTACGGGCTAGTTTTGATGTGATTGGTGAAACGCTGTGGGCGCTGGCGGGAAGAGCGTTTCAAATTGCGACGTTTTATCGCACGCATCGTTTTTGCGGTGTTTGCGGCGCGCCCACTGTCCCTCTTGAGCACGAAGCCGCTTGCGAATGCACCGCCTGCGGGCATCGAGTTTGGCCGCGTGTTTCGCCAGCGGTAATGGTGTTAATTCAACGTGGTCGTGAGATTTTGTTGGCACGCTCGCCGCATTTCCGAGAAGGCATGTACAGCGCGGTAGCTGGCTTTGTTGAGCCTGGCGAGAGTTTGGAGCAATGCGCGCATCGTGAAGTGCTGGAAGAAGTCGGAGTAACCATCAGCAATCTACGCTGGTTTTCTAGCCAAAGCTGGGCGTTTCCACATTCCTTGATGCTGACTTTTTTTGCCGATTATGTTTCCGGCGAGATTGTCTGCCAGCCCGATGAAATCGAAGATGCGCGTTGGTTTAGCCCCGATGATTTGCCAACGCTACCGGGCAAAAACAGTATCGCCTACCGTTTATTAATGGCTGGATTGAAAGAAAATCCGTAA
- a CDS encoding alkaline phosphatase family protein, whose protein sequence is MTSKVILILIDGLAWQVAHDGMGYLQGLCEAGQAGLYQLRCELPSLSRPLYECIFTGVAPVHSGIVHNYANPSSSQQSIFHMARDAGLTTAAAAYHWIAELYNRAPYVAVRDRFTDDSQLPIQHGVFYHGEDYPDDHLLLDAEALRLKHHPDLLLVHPMETDVAGHRYGYDSAQYRNSARRFDKLLAEYLPKWLAAGYQVLVTSDHGMNQDGSHGGLLPEERLIPLFVIGQRFSKQPDIRVQQTELCGLVADLLGLDHTKQHQPELLLS, encoded by the coding sequence ATGACCAGCAAGGTAATTCTGATATTGATCGACGGACTAGCTTGGCAGGTAGCCCATGACGGCATGGGGTACCTACAGGGCTTATGCGAGGCGGGTCAGGCTGGTCTCTATCAGCTACGGTGCGAACTGCCATCGCTGTCGCGCCCGTTGTATGAATGCATTTTCACTGGCGTGGCACCCGTGCACAGCGGCATCGTGCACAACTACGCCAACCCATCATCCAGCCAGCAAAGTATTTTTCATATGGCTCGCGATGCTGGTCTGACCACTGCCGCGGCGGCCTATCACTGGATAGCAGAACTATACAACCGAGCACCTTACGTTGCCGTGCGCGACCGCTTCACCGACGACAGCCAGCTACCAATTCAGCATGGCGTGTTTTACCACGGTGAGGACTACCCTGATGACCACTTACTGCTGGACGCAGAAGCACTGCGATTGAAACACCACCCAGACTTGCTATTGGTACACCCAATGGAGACCGACGTGGCCGGACACCGCTACGGTTACGACAGTGCACAGTATCGTAATTCGGCACGGCGCTTTGACAAACTACTGGCCGAATACCTGCCCAAATGGTTAGCCGCAGGCTATCAAGTGCTGGTCACCAGTGATCACGGCATGAACCAAGACGGCAGCCATGGCGGCCTGCTGCCTGAAGAAAGGCTAATACCGCTTTTCGTGATCGGCCAACGTTTCAGCAAACAGCCGGATATCCGTGTGCAACAGACCGAGCTGTGCGGTCTTGTCGCTGATCTGCTTGGACTTGACCACACAAAACAGCACCAACCGGAACTACTTTTGTCATGA
- the istA gene encoding IS21 family transposase has translation MEMIGKIRRMYFRDNLSLHEITKRTGLARNTIRTWIRKPTSKSEPQYIRQHKPGKLTPFHATLERALTADSFRAKQNRRTAKALFEQIQAEGYSGGYSGVTDFVRAWRGKAGKAPQGFVPLQFALGEAFQFDWSEENLLIGGIYRRIQVSHMKLCASRAFWLVAYPSQGHEMLFDAHARSFVALGGVPRRGIYDNMKTAVDKVLKGKGRIVNARFSVMCAHYLFDPDFCNVASGWEKGVVEKNVQDSRRRIWLEAQSIKFSHFEALNAWLAERCRALWDELKHPEFKGLSIAEMLEQERLAMMPMPTPFDGYVEHLARVSSTCLISVACNRYSVPCEWARQRVSVRLYSTQVAIVVNDEIVACHHRLPAKHQVSFDWQHYIPLISRKPGALRNGAPFTEMPTALLRLKQGLLRRNGGDKVMAQVLATVPVAGLDAVLVAVELVLESGVISIEHILNVVARLNDPPATASAETALQLGDAPQANTERYDRLREASEPTAASEGANHA, from the coding sequence ATGGAAATGATTGGCAAAATCCGCAGGATGTATTTTCGCGATAATCTATCGCTGCACGAAATCACCAAGCGCACCGGTCTGGCGCGCAACACCATCCGGACTTGGATTCGTAAGCCAACCTCGAAGTCTGAACCGCAATATATCCGGCAGCATAAGCCCGGCAAACTCACTCCATTTCACGCCACTTTAGAACGTGCGCTCACTGCCGATTCATTCCGTGCCAAACAGAATCGTCGCACCGCCAAAGCGTTGTTCGAGCAGATCCAAGCTGAGGGCTATTCGGGGGGTTATAGCGGCGTCACCGATTTCGTTCGTGCTTGGCGTGGCAAAGCTGGTAAAGCCCCGCAAGGCTTTGTGCCCTTGCAGTTTGCTTTGGGTGAAGCCTTTCAATTTGATTGGAGCGAAGAGAATCTCCTTATCGGTGGCATTTATCGCCGCATTCAAGTTTCCCATATGAAGTTGTGTGCCAGTCGCGCTTTCTGGCTGGTCGCTTATCCCAGCCAAGGTCATGAAATGTTATTTGATGCGCATGCCCGCTCCTTTGTCGCTCTAGGTGGCGTGCCACGACGCGGCATTTACGACAATATGAAGACCGCTGTTGATAAGGTACTCAAGGGCAAAGGGCGTATTGTGAATGCCCGTTTCTCTGTGATGTGCGCGCACTACTTGTTTGATCCCGACTTCTGCAATGTCGCCTCTGGTTGGGAAAAAGGCGTCGTTGAAAAGAATGTGCAAGATAGTCGGCGACGCATTTGGCTTGAAGCGCAAAGCATTAAATTCAGTCACTTTGAAGCGCTGAATGCCTGGCTGGCCGAACGTTGTCGTGCCTTGTGGGACGAACTCAAACATCCTGAGTTCAAAGGGTTAAGCATTGCTGAAATGTTGGAGCAAGAGCGACTGGCAATGATGCCGATGCCGACCCCGTTTGATGGTTACGTTGAGCATCTGGCTCGAGTTTCCAGTACGTGTTTGATCAGCGTAGCGTGCAATCGATATTCAGTTCCTTGTGAATGGGCGCGTCAGCGCGTAAGTGTTCGGTTGTACTCAACACAAGTGGCGATTGTGGTGAACGATGAAATCGTGGCTTGCCATCATCGTCTGCCGGCAAAACATCAGGTCAGTTTCGATTGGCAGCATTACATTCCACTGATCAGTCGCAAGCCTGGTGCATTACGCAATGGTGCGCCATTTACAGAGATGCCAACGGCGTTGTTGCGGCTGAAACAAGGATTGTTAAGGCGCAACGGTGGTGACAAAGTAATGGCACAAGTGTTGGCCACCGTTCCGGTGGCCGGATTGGATGCCGTGCTCGTTGCAGTTGAGTTGGTCTTAGAATCAGGAGTCATCAGCATTGAACACATTCTGAATGTGGTCGCGCGCTTGAATGATCCACCTGCTACAGCCAGTGCCGAAACTGCTTTGCAGTTAGGGGATGCACCGCAAGCGAATACGGAGCGCTATGACCGTCTGCGTGAAGCTTCCGAGCCTACCGCTGCGAGTGAGGGAGCCAATCATGCGTGA